In Tenacibaculum sp. 190524A02b, the genomic stretch TGTTATAATATCATTTCTCCAACCAGCTAAAGCTAAAAATCCATGTATATCACGTAATCCACTGGTGTGATGAAGTAGTTGTTCTATGGTAATATTATGTGGAAAATTAGAAAGTTCCGGAATATATTTTTTGATATTGTCTTTTACAGAAAGTTTGTTTTGTTCTTGAAGTAATACTATTGCCATGGCGGTAAATTGTTTTGCAATAGAACCAGCATTAAAAATAGTTTGTGTAGTATTAGGTTGATTGTATTCTATACTAGCAAGTCCGTAAGCTTTTGAAAAAATAAGTTTGTTATTTTGTGAAATAGCAATACTTCCTCCAGGATGGTTTTTAGCATTCCATTGATTAAATAAACTATCAATTTTATATAGTTGTTGATTACTTATTTGTCCGAAAAGGACTGTTGTGATTATAAATAAGAATACTGTTAAGAATAAATTTTTGCTCATTTTTTTTCTAATTAATTTCAGAGACAAAACTCTGATAATCTATAGAGAAAAAAGGACGACAGAACACGCCAAAAAGCCGACAATTACCCGTAAACATTGGTGTTTTAATTAAAAGAGATAGAAATTAAACTTAAAGAATAATTGTTGGTTTTTATTAAGAGAAACGGTGTTTCTTAGAATAATAAATAGATTACTAAGTATAATGAGAAGCATAAAAACTTGAGAAAATTGAATCCACCAAAAATCCATATCAAATAAGAAATTTATCATACTACTAACAATGAAAAATAAAATCATTCCAATTGCAAAGAATGTTTGTATAGTGGTAATATGCTTACTTAAGAGAGAATGTTCTTTTTTTATCAATCGGATAATTAAAGGAACTATAACATTTAAAGGTGGAAGAAATACAAATAGTAAAGGAGAAAGGTTAATGATAGTTATAAGTGATGAGATATGATTTTTAGAGATTTCAGGAACTTCTAACAGTTCTTTTTCTTCTATATCTAAAGCTTTAGCTAGTGCTTTTAAGGTATAGCCTTTAGGAGTAGAACCCGCTTCTATACGTTGTATGGTTCTTACCGAAATATTAGCTTTTTTAGCCAATTCTTCTTGTGTTAAATGCTGTTGTTCTCTATATGTAGTTAGTTTTGACATTTTTATCGTTCAATAATTTAAATTCCCATCCAGTTATTAAAAGCAGCCGTTGTAGTTTGACTTGTTTTTAATATGTTTTCTTGTTCCTTTAACTGAATTGCTACTGTATTTTTATTATAGCGATTAATACGCTCAACATACTGTTTATTTACCAATTCTCCTCGGTTAATTTTAAAAAACAACGCTGGGTTGAGTATTTCTTGAATTGAAACCAGTGAATTTTGGTTGAGTAAATGTTTTTTATTTTTACTGTCAAAGGCAAACAATACACCTTGATCTGCTTTGATATATTTAATATCTGCTGTTTTTAAAAAGTAAATTCCACTTGCTGACTTTACTGAAATAAACTCTTTATAAGTATCAGTATGAATTGCTTTTTGCTGAAAATAATTATCTAGCTGTTTAAAGATAGCCAATTGATTTTGCGGAATATTTCCTTTTAAATTATTAAACTTATTCCATGCTTTTTCAAAACGATCTAATGAATACGGTTTTAAAAGGTATTCAATTCCATTAGTTTCAAAGGCGTTCATCCAAAAGTTGTTATAAGCGGTAGTGAATATAATGGGCGTGGTAACGGTTAAACTACTATATACATCAAATACGTTTCCATCTCTAAGTTCTATATCAGAAAAAATAAGATCAATCTCAGTATTCGATTTTAAAAAGGCTAAAGTCTCATCTACTGTTTCAATTTCGGCAAGAAGTGTATAGGCTATATTTAAGTTGTTTAAATAACTAATTAACTTTTTTCTCGCGGGAGCTTCATCTTCAATAATAACAATTCTAAGCATTAGGCAACGGTTTTAATTAACGGTAGATGTACAGTAAAGGTTTCTGAGGTTTCAAGAATTTCTATGGGTTGTTGACTCATCAATAAAAATTGTTCGTTTAAATTTTTTAAGGCAACGCCATTCCCTTTTTTCTTTCTGTTCAGAGCAATTTTATTATTACTAATGACGATACCATTATCAAATGAAATTCTAATGGTGACAGGATTACTTTGAGTACCTAAGTTGTGCATAATTACATTTTCTACGAGTACTTGTAAACAAAAAGGAGGAACAATGACATGTTTCTTTTTAACTTGATCATCAATAACCAATTGGTAATAGTCTTGGTATTTTTCTTCCATGAGCTTAAAATAATTCTCTGTAAAAGATAACTCTTCTTGTAAAAGAATCAATTCTTTGGAAGAATTCGCTAATGAAAAACGATATACTTCAGAAAATCGACTTAAAAAAGTAGATGCTTTTACAGAATCTTCAAAAATCAATTGGTCTAAGATATTTAGATTGTTAAATAAAAAATGAGGATTTAATTGATTCTGTAGCTGTTGAATTTTACTCTTGGCATTACTAATTTGAAATTCACTGATTTGTTTTTTATAGTTTTTAGTATCCTGAAAATACAAGTATGCTAAAGAAAGTCCGCCAAACATTAAAAAGTTTAGTGCTCTACCAACATTATTGCTTATAATGAGGTAAGAAGAACCATAATTTCTTTCTAAGTTGTTAAATGCATAGGATATCAATATTCCAGAGATGTTTTGATATAGCATATAAGCAATAAAACCTATACCGAAGTAACCTATATAGTTTTTAAGACGAGGTGTTTGATGTGGATTTCTCTTTTCTACTTTTCTTTTAATAAAGTCGACAAAGAAAAAAATAATTACACTTCCAAAGAACATCCAAAAGGGGGCGTCGAAGTGAAAATAAAAATCTTCCCAAGATCCTAAAGCGATGGCTATTTTGTTTTTAAGACTTAAAAGCCAACAAAAAGCAAATAAAAATAAAAAGAAATGTCGGTGTTTATTAACGTAAGCTATCATAGTTTTCTTAGATGAGTAAAAATAAGCAATTGCATGATGTTTTTAGGCATATTACAATTGCAAATTATGATTATTTGCTAGGCCAAGACCCCATAATATTTCCTTTGTCATCGTATGCAACGAGTTTCACTTCATTGTTACGATCTATGCAGAATTTAGCTCTTGGTTTTCCTTGATCGTCAAATAAAAACAATCCGTTTTGTTTTCCAGGTACCTGACCTAAAGCAACTCTTCGTGTACCTCTTAAATACCCCTTTTTTATGTATTCTTTACGTTTTAATGAACGTTCTTTAGGGTCTTTAATAGCTTGAAGCTCGTCTGCCATTTGCAGCATTTTTTCTTTGTTTTCATCATCGTTTCGATCATTGAATAGTAGATAGTTATACTTTTTTCTTACTCCGTTTTTCTTCACATCCGTAGATAATAATTGCATTACTTGATCTCCATCATATTGATCATAGGTTAACGATAAGCCTGCAGCGTGTCCATCTTCTGTTTTTTCACCGTCATAAATAAATCCACCGCATTCTTTTCCGTCCTCAGTAAAGAATAACATTCCTGCTCTTTTTTTACGTTTGTGATATATTCTTCCGTTGATAGCATCTCCTTTGGTAGGAAAATGAGCTGCATTGGTAATTACCATTTTAACAGTTCCGTCTTTTTCAACCACATTGATACGCTCTACATCAATGGTTCCAAATTTTTGGTTAAACGGATTTCCGTTTTTAAAAGAATAAGATAAAAAGGCAAATAACCCTAAGGCTACAGTTACTGCAAAGGTTCTTAAAAATACGATTTCTCTTTGTTGATTTTTCATGATATATACTTGTTTATTTGTTGTTTCTGGTATCAAAAGTAGGATGGAAGAAGAGTCTCAGAAATGGGAAACTTTTAAGCCAAGGATATTTTCAGATAAACCAAGGATACTTTCTAATGAACCTATTTTTTGGTTTGATACGATTGTGCTACTTCCAATAAATAAGCATCTAACTTTTTTCTATTCATCCACTTTCCTTTGAGCATTACTCCTAAAACACTTCGAGTATGTTGTATGTTTTCTAAGGGATTCTTTTCTAACAACACAACATCGGCAAGCTTTCCTTCGGTAATGGTTCCACTTTGAGAGTATGTATTAAAATACCTTGCTGGTACAACAGTAGCCGTTTTCAAAGTTTCATAAGTTGAAAGGCCAGCGCTATGAATTAGCTCAAGTTCGTGATGTAATGAAAATCCTGGGAGAAACAATCCATAGGTATCACTACCGGCCATTAAAGGCACACCATTTTGATGCAAGAT encodes the following:
- a CDS encoding helix-turn-helix transcriptional regulator, whose amino-acid sequence is MSKLTTYREQQHLTQEELAKKANISVRTIQRIEAGSTPKGYTLKALAKALDIEEKELLEVPEISKNHISSLITIINLSPLLFVFLPPLNVIVPLIIRLIKKEHSLLSKHITTIQTFFAIGMILFFIVSSMINFLFDMDFWWIQFSQVFMLLIILSNLFIILRNTVSLNKNQQLFFKFNFYLF
- a CDS encoding LytTR family DNA-binding domain-containing protein, with product MLRIVIIEDEAPARKKLISYLNNLNIAYTLLAEIETVDETLAFLKSNTEIDLIFSDIELRDGNVFDVYSSLTVTTPIIFTTAYNNFWMNAFETNGIEYLLKPYSLDRFEKAWNKFNNLKGNIPQNQLAIFKQLDNYFQQKAIHTDTYKEFISVKSASGIYFLKTADIKYIKADQGVLFAFDSKNKKHLLNQNSLVSIQEILNPALFFKINRGELVNKQYVERINRYNKNTVAIQLKEQENILKTSQTTTAAFNNWMGI
- a CDS encoding sensor histidine kinase, with the protein product MIAYVNKHRHFFLFLFAFCWLLSLKNKIAIALGSWEDFYFHFDAPFWMFFGSVIIFFFVDFIKRKVEKRNPHQTPRLKNYIGYFGIGFIAYMLYQNISGILISYAFNNLERNYGSSYLIISNNVGRALNFLMFGGLSLAYLYFQDTKNYKKQISEFQISNAKSKIQQLQNQLNPHFLFNNLNILDQLIFEDSVKASTFLSRFSEVYRFSLANSSKELILLQEELSFTENYFKLMEEKYQDYYQLVIDDQVKKKHVIVPPFCLQVLVENVIMHNLGTQSNPVTIRISFDNGIVISNNKIALNRKKKGNGVALKNLNEQFLLMSQQPIEILETSETFTVHLPLIKTVA